From Ramlibacter tataouinensis, the proteins below share one genomic window:
- a CDS encoding ABC transporter substrate-binding protein, with protein MKIPSKIRSALALSMALLAGTAAAQGKGETVRIQDHLGVITLPMRVAIAKGYCANYGIKCELQPIPTAALGMQALMAKNIEGAVAALEVWIPAVQKGAKVKAVVNIMSKNLGLMVVGNHVDAPNAGKPFPAWVADLKGKKVGVTSRGSGVETGVRFLLDKAGMKAEDVTFVAVGAPNTAYAALVNKQIDFAMSYEPMGTMCDVTKQCKVVYRADADPQPAEVFATNGGGAGLIMNQAYIDANPHVVEALVKATRDADKFINDPANFEEVLKINDAHFKFDIPNGDQLMRSLLQRQIKHGIFDPRISRPAVKATVDFMLKTGQWDKGIEAAEIIDARAP; from the coding sequence ATGAAGATCCCATCCAAGATCCGTAGCGCGCTGGCTTTGTCCATGGCACTGCTCGCGGGTACGGCCGCCGCGCAAGGCAAGGGCGAGACGGTGCGCATCCAGGACCATCTCGGCGTCATCACGCTGCCCATGCGTGTGGCCATCGCCAAGGGCTATTGCGCCAACTACGGCATCAAGTGCGAGCTCCAGCCGATCCCGACCGCGGCACTCGGCATGCAGGCGCTGATGGCCAAGAACATCGAGGGCGCCGTGGCGGCGCTGGAGGTGTGGATCCCGGCGGTGCAGAAGGGCGCCAAGGTGAAGGCGGTCGTCAACATCATGAGCAAGAACCTCGGCCTGATGGTCGTGGGCAACCATGTCGACGCCCCCAATGCGGGCAAGCCGTTTCCGGCCTGGGTGGCGGACCTGAAAGGCAAGAAGGTCGGCGTGACCAGCCGCGGCAGCGGCGTGGAGACCGGCGTGCGCTTCCTGCTCGACAAGGCCGGGATGAAGGCCGAGGACGTCACCTTCGTGGCGGTGGGGGCGCCCAACACCGCCTACGCCGCGCTGGTGAACAAGCAGATCGACTTCGCCATGTCCTACGAGCCGATGGGCACCATGTGCGACGTCACCAAGCAATGCAAGGTCGTCTACCGGGCCGATGCCGATCCGCAGCCGGCCGAGGTCTTCGCCACCAACGGCGGCGGCGCCGGCCTGATCATGAACCAGGCCTACATCGACGCCAACCCGCACGTGGTCGAGGCCCTGGTCAAGGCCACCCGCGACGCCGACAAGTTCATCAACGACCCGGCGAACTTCGAGGAGGTGCTGAAGATCAACGACGCCCACTTCAAGTTCGACATCCCGAATGGGGACCAGCTGATGCGGTCCCTGCTGCAGCGGCAGATCAAGCACGGCATCTTCGATCCGCGCATCAGCCGCCCTGCCGTCAAGGCGACCGTCGATTTCATGCTCAAGACCGGCCAGTGGGACAAGGGTATCGAAGCGGCGGAAATCATCGACGCACGCGCGCCCTGA
- a CDS encoding ABC transporter permease — protein MKDVQHTWRDAAAHLVFLAAFLAVWEFACSRGWLDATFFGRPSGIANFLYEGFVSKPKLWLELGYTMVGTVASFVLGSALAILLGLVFVAFPRFERAADPYLTLLNAMPRIALVPLFLLWFGLGLGSKIAVGTSLAFFIVLSSTVAGIRGVSGDLLTLTRSLGASPLQLFMHVTLPSAVPVIASGLRLALVYSMLGVIGAELMAAEHGLGQTLAYMQSTFNMNGVMGLLVVLALLGMLVTSAMSRLERALLKWQ, from the coding sequence GTGAAAGATGTCCAACACACCTGGCGTGATGCTGCTGCGCACCTGGTTTTCCTGGCCGCCTTCCTGGCGGTCTGGGAATTCGCCTGTTCGCGCGGCTGGCTGGACGCGACCTTCTTCGGACGTCCGTCCGGCATCGCGAATTTCCTGTACGAAGGGTTCGTGTCCAAGCCCAAACTCTGGCTGGAGCTGGGATACACCATGGTCGGCACGGTGGCGTCCTTCGTTCTCGGCAGCGCGCTGGCCATCCTGCTGGGCCTGGTGTTCGTCGCCTTCCCGCGCTTCGAGCGCGCCGCCGATCCCTACCTGACGTTGCTCAATGCGATGCCCCGGATCGCGCTGGTGCCGCTGTTCCTGCTCTGGTTCGGACTCGGCCTGGGTTCGAAGATCGCCGTGGGCACCAGCCTGGCTTTCTTCATCGTGCTATCCAGCACGGTCGCGGGCATTCGCGGCGTGTCCGGCGACCTGCTCACGCTCACGCGCAGCCTCGGCGCCTCGCCGCTGCAGTTGTTCATGCACGTCACCTTGCCCTCGGCGGTCCCCGTGATCGCGTCGGGCCTGCGGCTCGCGCTGGTGTACTCGATGCTGGGTGTGATCGGCGCCGAACTGATGGCGGCTGAGCACGGCCTGGGGCAGACGCTGGCCTACATGCAATCGACGTTCAACATGAACGGTGTCATGGGGCTGCTGGTCGTGCTGGCGCTGCTGGGCATGCTGGTGACCTCGGCGATGAGCCGGCTGGAACGCGCGCTGCTGAAGTGGCAGTGA
- a CDS encoding thiolase C-terminal domain-containing protein, with amino-acid sequence MAIDKQELRGRYAIVGVGETGLGKAAPGDTALSLQCRSAREALLDAGLLLTDVDGVFAHWDDRASAMLVSEYLGIQPRYVDSTVVGGQSNITHLVHAMAAIEAGLCEVALVTWGSTQRLDQSRQRGGLMQDARMPMGQFAAPYGMLNPIGWYAMLARLYLDRWGVGPECLGEVALAARRWAQLNPNASARDPLTMAQYLASPMIADPLRKLDICQVNDGAGAMVLTRVERARALKRPPVVVQGFADSHRHHMTPFAVTDWLDEQPLRGLADEALAMARIDRSDLDMVQIYDAFTINVPFGLEAMGFCEPGGAADFLRGGRIAPGGGFPVNTSGGGLSFNHSGQFGMQLTIETVRQLRGECGARQVPGARHALVQATGMVMSAYMVMVLAAA; translated from the coding sequence ATGGCGATCGACAAGCAGGAACTGCGCGGCCGCTACGCCATCGTCGGCGTCGGCGAAACCGGCCTGGGCAAGGCGGCGCCCGGCGACACGGCGCTGTCGCTGCAATGCCGGTCCGCGCGCGAGGCGCTGCTCGATGCCGGCTTGCTTCTCACCGACGTCGACGGCGTGTTCGCGCATTGGGACGACCGGGCCAGCGCCATGCTGGTGTCCGAATACCTGGGCATCCAGCCGCGCTATGTCGACAGCACGGTGGTGGGCGGTCAATCCAACATCACGCACCTGGTGCATGCGATGGCAGCCATCGAGGCCGGCCTGTGCGAGGTGGCCCTGGTCACCTGGGGCAGCACCCAGCGGCTGGACCAGAGCCGCCAGCGCGGCGGGCTGATGCAGGACGCGCGCATGCCGATGGGGCAGTTTGCCGCCCCCTACGGCATGCTCAATCCGATCGGCTGGTACGCCATGCTGGCGCGCCTGTACCTGGACCGCTGGGGCGTCGGGCCCGAGTGCCTGGGCGAAGTGGCACTCGCCGCGCGCCGCTGGGCGCAGCTGAACCCGAACGCCAGCGCCCGCGATCCGCTGACCATGGCGCAATACCTAGCCTCGCCGATGATCGCCGACCCGCTGCGCAAACTGGACATCTGCCAGGTCAATGACGGCGCGGGCGCCATGGTCCTGACCCGCGTGGAGCGGGCGCGCGCGCTGAAGCGGCCGCCGGTGGTGGTGCAGGGCTTTGCCGACAGCCACCGCCACCACATGACGCCGTTCGCGGTCACCGACTGGCTGGACGAGCAGCCCTTGCGCGGCCTGGCCGACGAGGCCCTGGCCATGGCCCGGATCGATCGCAGCGACCTGGACATGGTCCAGATCTACGACGCCTTCACGATCAACGTGCCGTTCGGCCTCGAGGCCATGGGCTTTTGCGAGCCGGGCGGCGCGGCGGACTTCCTGCGCGGCGGCCGCATCGCACCCGGCGGCGGCTTCCCCGTCAACACCTCGGGCGGCGGCCTGTCGTTCAACCATTCCGGCCAGTTCGGCATGCAGCTCACCATAGAAACGGTGCGCCAGTTGCGCGGCGAGTGCGGCGCGCGCCAGGTGCCCGGTGCGCGCCACGCGCTGGTGCAGGCAACCGGCATGGTGATGTCGGCCTACATGGTGATGGTGCTGGCCGCCGCGTGA
- the accC gene encoding acetyl-CoA carboxylase biotin carboxylase subunit — MNDATIPLARHDIRRVFIANRGEIAVRIVRACRSLGIESVVGVSEADTDSMAARMADQAVVIGPAPSGQSYLRADLLVKAALETRCDAVHPGYGFLSERSSFVRACSDAGLIFIGPSAEAIDAMGDKITAVSLATKADVPRVPGSGAMADPAAARRIAEEIGYPVLVKATAGGGGRGMRVVRSGAEMEAAFRSAASEAQSAFGDATLYVEKFIERARHIEIQVIGDQHGNIVHLGERECSTQRRHQKLIEEAPSPALSAAQRAAMGQCALRLARNVGYFGAGTVEFVVDARDNRFYFLEMNTRIQVEHPVTEMITGRDLVAEQIRVAAGLPLSFTQDEITLHGHAIECRLNAEDPDRNFLPRPGLITGWKAPAGPGIRLDSHCCAGYTVPPYYDSMIGKLIVHAPTRSEAIAKMTAALSDLQVQGVTTTAAFHEAVLADADFAAGQVTTRWVEETFLPARKAARATQEATA; from the coding sequence ATGAACGACGCCACCATTCCCCTCGCCCGCCACGACATCCGGCGCGTCTTCATTGCCAACCGCGGTGAGATCGCCGTACGCATCGTGCGCGCCTGCCGCTCGCTGGGCATCGAATCGGTCGTCGGCGTGTCCGAGGCCGACACCGACAGCATGGCCGCACGCATGGCCGACCAGGCCGTGGTCATTGGCCCGGCGCCGTCGGGCCAAAGCTACCTGCGCGCCGACCTGCTGGTCAAGGCTGCGCTCGAGACCCGCTGCGACGCCGTGCACCCCGGCTATGGCTTCCTCTCCGAGCGCTCGTCCTTCGTGCGCGCCTGCAGCGACGCCGGCCTGATCTTCATCGGACCGAGCGCAGAGGCGATCGATGCCATGGGCGACAAGATCACCGCCGTCAGCCTGGCCACCAAGGCCGACGTGCCGCGAGTGCCCGGCTCCGGCGCCATGGCCGACCCCGCGGCGGCGCGGCGGATCGCCGAGGAGATCGGCTACCCCGTTCTGGTCAAGGCCACGGCCGGCGGCGGCGGACGCGGCATGCGCGTCGTGCGCTCCGGCGCCGAGATGGAGGCGGCCTTCCGTTCCGCCGCCTCCGAGGCCCAGTCGGCCTTCGGCGACGCCACGCTATACGTCGAGAAGTTCATCGAGCGCGCCCGCCACATCGAGATCCAGGTCATCGGTGACCAGCACGGCAACATCGTCCACCTGGGCGAGCGCGAGTGCTCGACCCAGCGCCGGCACCAGAAACTGATCGAGGAGGCACCGTCGCCCGCGCTCAGCGCGGCGCAACGCGCGGCCATGGGCCAGTGCGCGCTGCGGCTGGCGCGCAACGTCGGCTACTTCGGCGCCGGCACCGTCGAATTCGTCGTCGACGCCCGCGACAACCGTTTCTACTTCCTCGAGATGAACACCCGCATCCAGGTGGAGCATCCGGTCACCGAGATGATCACCGGGCGCGACCTGGTCGCCGAGCAGATCCGGGTGGCCGCGGGCCTGCCGCTGTCCTTCACGCAGGACGAAATCACGCTCCACGGGCATGCCATCGAGTGTCGGCTCAATGCGGAGGATCCCGACCGCAACTTCCTGCCGCGACCGGGCCTGATCACCGGCTGGAAGGCGCCCGCCGGCCCGGGCATCCGGCTCGACTCGCACTGCTGCGCGGGCTACACCGTGCCGCCGTACTACGACTCGATGATCGGCAAGCTGATCGTGCACGCGCCGACCCGCAGCGAGGCGATCGCGAAGATGACGGCGGCCCTGTCCGATCTGCAGGTGCAAGGCGTGACGACCACCGCCGCTTTCCACGAGGCCGTGCTGGCCGATGCCGACTTCGCCGCCGGCCAGGTCACCACCCGCTGGGTCGAGGAGACCTTCCTGCCCGCGCGCAAGGCGGCACGGGCCACGCAGGAGGCCACGGCATGA
- a CDS encoding ABC transporter ATP-binding protein, with amino-acid sequence MAAISIDNLKIRFGQQVLAVDDFSLQVNEGDLVSIVGPSGCGKTTVLNQLTGLLPPQEGRISILGKPPHEGNADLAYMLARDCLLPWRTTLANACYGMELRGVPWAQAEARARELLAKVGLAGFEDSYPKALSHGMRQRCALARTFALDSPILLMDEPFGALDAQTKLALEDLLLSLWQAQRRTVIFITHDLGEAVALSDRVVVMSARPGRIIADVQIPLARPRSVRALQKSAEYHEIYTHVWEQLERGIQQSGAAAKLVH; translated from the coding sequence ATGGCCGCGATCTCGATCGACAACCTCAAGATCCGCTTCGGCCAGCAGGTGCTGGCCGTGGACGACTTCTCGCTTCAGGTCAACGAAGGAGACCTCGTCTCGATCGTCGGCCCCAGCGGCTGCGGCAAGACCACGGTGCTGAACCAGCTCACCGGCCTGCTGCCGCCGCAGGAGGGCAGGATCTCGATCCTGGGCAAGCCGCCGCACGAGGGCAATGCCGATCTGGCTTACATGCTGGCGCGCGACTGCCTGCTGCCCTGGCGCACGACCCTGGCCAATGCCTGCTACGGCATGGAACTGCGCGGCGTGCCCTGGGCGCAGGCCGAAGCACGCGCGCGCGAACTGCTGGCGAAGGTGGGCCTGGCCGGCTTCGAGGACAGCTATCCCAAGGCGCTGTCGCACGGCATGCGGCAGCGCTGCGCGCTGGCCCGGACCTTCGCGCTGGACTCGCCGATCCTGCTGATGGACGAGCCGTTCGGCGCGCTGGACGCGCAGACCAAGCTGGCGCTGGAGGATCTGCTGCTTTCGCTGTGGCAGGCGCAGCGCCGCACGGTCATCTTCATCACGCACGACCTGGGCGAGGCGGTGGCGCTGTCGGACCGGGTGGTGGTGATGAGCGCGCGCCCCGGCCGCATCATCGCCGACGTCCAGATTCCGCTGGCGCGCCCGCGCTCGGTCCGCGCCCTGCAAAAGAGCGCCGAGTACCACGAGATCTACACCCATGTCTGGGAGCAGCTCGAGCGCGGCATCCAACAGTCCGGCGCCGCCGCGAAACTTGTTCATTGA
- a CDS encoding AMP-binding protein, protein MIIDHFDIGVRKYPERVCVQTATTRLTYAQVAEASHALAHALTERGLERSHIGILCPNDPIGFVTMLGIMRAGAVFVPLNTRDALEDLIWFMAFAQLSALVVDKSFLPQIERIRAGVPTLKSVIALDEQADGTPSVAGWMRQYAGQRCIAQRELDDVALIKSSGGTTGRPKAIMQNHRALHAVYRISNQFCPPAKEPVHLVVAPLTHAAGATAVGLSSFGTRNVIAPSADPTVVLELIERERVTHMFLPPTMIYRLLAHPDARRRDCSSLEYVIYGAAPMSVDKLKEGLALWGPVFMQIYGQSEVPGLITCLSRRDHDIGGNSGDTRHLASAGRPTGACEVALMDDDGNIVGPGERGEIVARGELVTPGYFDNPEATAAARAFGWHHTGDIGVFDENGYLYLVDRKKDMIISGGFNIYPSEIEQLIWSHPAVQDCAVVGTPDADWGERVTAVIELKAGATATADEIMAMCKARFGSTKTPKRVEFWPTLPRSPVGKVLKKDVRSRLAGTGGG, encoded by the coding sequence ATGATCATCGACCATTTCGATATCGGCGTGCGCAAGTACCCCGAACGCGTCTGCGTGCAGACCGCGACGACACGCCTCACTTATGCCCAGGTGGCCGAAGCCTCGCATGCGCTGGCCCATGCCCTGACCGAGCGCGGGCTGGAACGCAGCCACATCGGCATCCTGTGCCCCAACGATCCGATCGGCTTCGTGACCATGCTGGGCATCATGCGTGCCGGCGCGGTGTTCGTCCCGCTCAACACGCGCGATGCCCTGGAAGACCTGATCTGGTTCATGGCGTTCGCGCAACTCTCGGCGCTGGTCGTCGACAAGAGCTTCCTGCCCCAGATCGAACGCATCCGCGCCGGCGTGCCCACGCTCAAGTCGGTGATCGCGCTGGACGAGCAAGCCGACGGCACACCCAGTGTGGCGGGCTGGATGCGCCAGTACGCGGGGCAACGCTGCATCGCGCAGCGCGAACTCGACGACGTCGCGCTGATCAAGTCGTCCGGCGGCACCACCGGGCGGCCCAAGGCCATCATGCAGAACCATCGCGCCCTGCATGCCGTCTACCGCATCAGCAACCAGTTCTGCCCGCCGGCCAAGGAGCCGGTGCACCTGGTGGTGGCGCCGCTGACCCATGCGGCAGGCGCCACGGCGGTCGGCCTGTCCTCGTTCGGCACCCGCAACGTGATCGCGCCCTCGGCCGATCCGACCGTGGTGCTGGAGCTGATCGAGCGCGAGCGCGTGACGCATATGTTCCTGCCGCCGACGATGATCTATCGCCTGCTGGCGCACCCCGACGCGCGGCGGCGCGACTGCAGCTCGCTCGAATACGTGATCTACGGCGCGGCGCCGATGTCGGTGGACAAGCTGAAGGAAGGCCTGGCGCTGTGGGGACCGGTGTTCATGCAGATCTACGGCCAGTCCGAGGTGCCGGGGCTGATCACCTGCCTGAGCCGTCGCGACCACGACATCGGCGGCAACTCCGGGGATACCCGGCACCTGGCGTCGGCCGGGCGCCCGACAGGCGCGTGCGAGGTAGCCCTGATGGACGACGACGGCAACATCGTCGGGCCCGGCGAGCGTGGCGAGATCGTCGCGCGCGGCGAACTGGTGACGCCGGGCTATTTCGACAACCCGGAAGCCACCGCCGCCGCCCGCGCCTTCGGCTGGCATCACACGGGCGACATCGGCGTGTTCGACGAGAACGGCTACCTGTACCTGGTGGACCGCAAGAAAGACATGATCATCTCGGGCGGCTTCAACATCTACCCGAGCGAGATCGAGCAGCTGATCTGGTCGCATCCCGCGGTGCAGGACTGCGCCGTGGTCGGCACCCCCGACGCCGACTGGGGCGAGCGGGTGACCGCGGTCATCGAGCTCAAGGCCGGCGCGACGGCCACCGCCGACGAGATCATGGCGATGTGCAAGGCCCGGTTCGGCAGCACCAAGACGCCCAAGCGCGTCGAGTTCTGGCCCACGCTGCCGCGCAGCCCCGTCGGCAAGGTCCTGAAGAAGGACGTCCGGTCCCGGCTCGCCGGCACGGGCGGGGGCTGA
- a CDS encoding Zn-ribbon domain-containing OB-fold protein → MTQVSRPQPVATAESRPYWDAAREGRLVVQRCPGCGRHQFYPRAFCTACLADGLEWVQARGTGRIYTFTICRIAANPAMTAPYAVALIDLDEGVRMLANVVGCDVERIRTGARVQVRFEPISDEFTLPQFTLQEEGR, encoded by the coding sequence ATGACGCAAGTGTCCAGGCCCCAACCGGTGGCGACTGCGGAAAGCCGGCCCTATTGGGACGCCGCGCGCGAAGGCCGGCTGGTGGTGCAGCGGTGCCCGGGTTGCGGGCGGCACCAGTTCTATCCGCGGGCCTTCTGCACCGCGTGCCTCGCCGACGGCCTGGAGTGGGTGCAGGCCCGCGGCACCGGCCGCATCTACACCTTCACCATCTGCCGCATCGCCGCCAATCCGGCCATGACCGCCCCCTACGCGGTGGCGCTGATCGACCTGGATGAGGGCGTGCGAATGCTGGCCAACGTGGTCGGCTGCGACGTCGAGCGCATCCGCACGGGGGCCCGGGTGCAAGTCCGCTTCGAGCCCATCAGCGACGAGTTCACATTGCCGCAGTTCACGCTGCAGGAGGAAGGCCGATGA